The DNA window TCGTGACGGGCACCGACGAGCACGGCGAGAAGATCGCCAAGGCCGCCGCCAAGGCCGGGCAGACGCCACAGACGTTCGTGGACGACCTGAGCCAGCGGGCTTTCAAAGGGCTGTGGGACCGCCTGGAGATCAGCTACGACGACTTCATCCGCACCACCGAGGGCCGCCACAAGCGCTACGTGCAGGACATCCTCCAGCGTGTGTACGATGCGGGCGACATCTACTTCGCGGAGTACGAGGGCCTGTACTCGGTCGGCGCCGAGCGGTATGTGACGGAAAAGGAACTCGTGGCGGGGCCGGACGGCGTGCGGCGCTACCCCGGCGACAAGGACCCGCCCGAGCTGCGGCGCGAGGCGAACTACTTCTTCAAAATGGAGAAGTACCAGGACTGGCTGCTGGAACACATCCAGTCCAACCCCGACTTCATCCAGCCCGCAGGTTATCGCAACGAGGTGCTGGAGATGCTGCGCGAGCCCATCGGGGACCTCTCCATCAGCCGCCCGAAGTCGCGGGTGCCGTGGGGCATCGAACTGCCGTGGGACCCCGACCACGTGACCTACGTCTGGTTCGACGCGCTGCTGAACTATGTCTCCGCGCCCGTCAGCCTGGGCATGGGCGAGGAGACCATCGGCAAGGCGTGGCACGTCATCGGCAAGGACATCCTCAAGCCGCACGCGGTCTTCTGGCCGACCATGCTGAGAGCGGCGGGGCTGCCCCTCTACCGCAAGCTGGTGGTCCACAGCCACATCCTCGCCGAGGACGGGCGCAAGATGGGCAAGTCGCTCGGCAACGCCATCGACCCGGAAAAGCTGGTCGCCGAGTACCCGGTGGACGCCATCCGCTACACGCTGCTGCGCGAGGCGACCCTCAGCGCGGACAGCCCTTACGGCGAGGGCATTCTGGTCTCGCGGCTGAATTCCGACCTCGCCAACGATCTGGGCAACCTCCTCTCGCGCACCGTCAGCATGATTCAGAAGTACCGGGACGGCATCATTCCGCAGGCACTGGAACTCACCGAGCGTGAGCACGAGATCGAGGCGGCCGCACTCGCCCTCCCCGGCGAGGTGCTGGGCCTGGCCCGCGACCTGAAGGTGAACATGGCGGTCGAGACGGCGATGAACTTCGTGCGCGACCTCAACCGCTACATCGCGGAGAGTGCGCCCTGGAACCTCGCCAAGTCGCCGGAGACGGCGCGGCGACTGGACACAGTGCTCTACACGGCGGCCGAAGGCTTGCGCGTCGCCAGCGTCGCCCTGGAGGCCATCATTCCCGGCAAGGCGCGCGAACTCCGCAAGCAGCTCGGCCTGGGGGGACAGTCGTACGCCCTGACGGGGAACTGGGGCCTCACGCCCGCCGGAACGCGGGTGGTGGGCGGCCCGATCCTCTTCCCCAAGCCGGAACTGCCGAAAGCCGAGGCGCCTCAGCCCGCGACGAGCGCCGCTGAGAGCAATGCCCGTCACACCCCCGCCCTCAAGAAAGAGAAGAAGCCCATGACCCAGACGCCGCAGGCCGCCCCCCAGCCCACCGACACCCCCGCCGAGACGCAGCCCGTCATCTCCATCGACGACTTCGCCCGGGTGGACCTGCGAATCGCGGAGGTCGTCGCCGCCGAGGCGGTCGAAAAGGCCGACAAGCTGCTCAAGCTCACCGTGCGGCTGGGCGACGAGACGCGCACGGTGGTCAGCGGCATCCGCAAGTGGTTCACGCCGGAGGACCTGGTGGGCCGCAAGGTCATCCTGGTCGCCAACCTCAAGCCTGCGAAATTGCGCGGCATCGAGTCGCAGGGCATGATCCTCGCCGCCGAGGATGAGGCGGGAAATCTCGACCTGGTGGGGACGGGGCTGGACCTGCCGAGCGGGACGAAGGTGCGGTAGGCGGGAAGGGTATATCCCCCGGGACCACCTCATGTCGCGCCGGGTTCCTCACTCCGAACGCGCGGGGTGATGCACATCATTCTCCCTCTCGCCTCATGGGAGGGGGCCGGGGTGAGGGGGCGTGTGACCAGCTCGAACGGCATCAAGACGCCCTGTCACCCATTCCAGCCCCGCCGCGGGGCATGCCTGTTCACCTCCTCTGCAAGCAGCTCTGCGAGTCCCAACCTCCCCCTTCAAGGGGAGGAGCTTTTTTGCTGTTCCAGACGTAATTCTTTGCCCTTTGTGCGCCTCGTTCGGCTCACAAAAAGCGGTTCCTTGGCACCGTCCCGAGCGTTATGCCTCCCCCGCCTCCCCCTTCGCTACACTGCCCCCATGCCGTTCGTGATCGTCTCGGGCCTGTCGGGAAGTGGAAAGAGCACCGCGCTCCGCACACTGGAGGACGCGGGCTTTTTCATCACCGACAACCTGCCGCCCGAGCTGTGGGGGGCAATGCACGACCTGGGGGCGGCGCGGGGGCTGACGCGGGTGGCGGTCAGCACGGACGCGCGCACGCGGGACTTTCTGGGCGCGCTGGAGGACAGCTACCAGCGGCTCTCACGCCGCCGCGAGGACCTGCACGTGCTGTTCCTGGAGGCGACCTCGGAGGTGCTGCTCCAGCGCTACAACCTGACGCGCCGGGTGCATCCCCTGGGCGAGACGTTGATGGTGGATTTTGCGCGCGAACGCGAGTTGCTTGCCCCCCTGCGCGCCATCGCGGACACGGTGATCGACACGACCCGGCTGACCGCCGCCGAACTGGCCGGGCGGGTCTTGCAGACCTTCCGGCTGGAACAGGACTTCAGCCTGCGGTTGCTGAGCTTCGGGTTCAAGCACACGCCGCCGCGCGACGCGGACCTGACGCTCGACGTGCGCTCGTTGCCCAACCCCCACTGGGTCCCCGAGTTGCGCCCCCGGACAGGTCTGGAGCCCGACGTGGCGAACTACGTGTTTCAGGACGAGGATTCCGAACAGTTCTACGGCGAGATCCGGGACTTCGTGCGGACGGCGGCGGAGCGGGCGCGGGCGTCGGGGCGCCGGGGGTATACCGTGGCGGTGGGGTGCACGGGCGGACAGCACCGCTCGGTAGCGGTCGCCGAGCGGCTGGCACGGGACCTGGTGGACCTGGATGCGGAGGTGGTGGGGCACCGCGACATGCACCTGGGAGAGAGCCCATGAACGAGTTGCCGCGGGGGAGGGTGGAGGCCGTGCGGGCGGGGGGCCGCCGGGCGCGGATGTGGATGACGCCCGGCATGGGGGTCAAGCGCTGGCTGGTGCTGTTCGTCCTCTGCACCCTGATCGGGGCGGTGGGCTTCCTGCACTTCACCTGGACGGGGCCGCTGCACTTCATCGCCACCCGCTGGATTCTGTGGCTCAATGCGCTGACCGAGCCCAACATCATGCCGCTGTACGGGGTCGGCATGGCCGTGATGGCGCTCGCGCTGGGGGGGGCTTTTCTCTCCATCGTGATGCTCAACCGCTCCATGCTGCGCTCGACGGGGACGGCGCCGGAGAATGCGCTCGACGTGATCTACTCCAAACGCACCCTCTCGCGGGGACCGCGCATCGTGGCGGTCGGGGGCGGCACCGGGTTGTCGAACCTGCTCAGCGGGCTCAAGGCCCACACGGGTAACATCACCGCGATCGTGACTGTGGCGGACGACGGTGGGTCCAGCGGACGGCTGCGGCAGTCGCTGGACATGATCGCGCCCGGCGACCTCACCGACTGCTACGCGGCACTCTCAGACAGCCCGGTTCTCGCCCGGCTGCTGCTCCACCGCTTCGGCCGTGGGGAGGGGCTGGAGGGGCACACCTTCGGGAACCTGCTTCTCGCCACGCTCAGCGAGGAACAGGGCGGGCTTCAGGGGGCGATGCGCGACATCCACGAGGTGCTGCGGGTGCGCGGGCAGGTGTTTCCGGCCACGACCCGCCCGGCCACCCTGGTCACCCGGCTCTCCGACGGGCGCGAAGTGCGCGGCGAGAGCGGGTTGGCGCGGCAGGTGGGCGAGGCGCGGGTGACCGATGTGCGGCTGGAACCCCCCGACCTCCCCGCCCTGCCCGCCGTGCTGGAGGCGATCCGGGGGGCGGAACTCATCGTGCTGGGGCCGGGGAGCCTCTTTACCTCGATCCTCCCGGCGCTGCTGGTGCCCGACATTGCCCGGGCGGTGCGCGAGTCGGGCACGCCCGTCGTGTACGTCGCCAGCCTGATGACCGAACCCGGCGAGACCACCAGCCTGAGCCTGGAGGACCACGTGAGCGCGATCACCGCGCACCTGGGGCGGGCGCCGAACTGGGTCCTGACCAACAGCACCCCCATTCCCCCCGACGTGCAGGCCCGCTACGCCGCCGAGGGGGCGCAGATCCTCGACCTGAAGGGCGCGAGCAGTGACTTGCGGGGCCGGGTGCGGACCGCTCCCCTCCTGCAAGCGGGGCCGACCGCCCGCCACGACCCGGCCGCGCTGGCGCAGGCCCTGCTGGCGATGATCGCCCAGATGCGGAGCGCGGCCTGAACGCCCCGAAACACCTGGTTCCTCCGCCCAGTCAGGAAGACTCCAACCCTTAGGCCGTTGCTCTATGCTGGCGCGCGTGCTGACGCTCCTGGCCGCCGCGCTCCTGACGCTTGCCGATCCTGCCGGGGACGCGCGGGGAGACGGCGGATATATCCTTCCCACCCGGCCCGCCGTGGGCGCAGACGCCCTGGACCTGCGCCGCTTTCAGGCGGGGCCGCAGGGGTCGGGGATGCGCTTCCGGGTGAGCCTGGGCCGGATCGAGAACCCCTGGAACGCCCCCTCGGGCTTCTCGGCGAACGTGACCGACGTCTTCGTGGGGGGACCTGTAGGTGGGCAGCGTACGCTGGATAACCTGCGACTGAGCGCGGCGGGCGGGGGCTGGACCTACCACCTGCGCGTGACGGGTTTCGGGAGCACGCTGGAGCGCGTGTCGGAGAACGGGGAGGGTCCCGCCTCCCTCACCGCACTCCCCGCGCCGACCGTGCGGGTGGAGGGGACCGACCTCGTGATCGACGCGGCCATTCCCCCCGGTGACTACGCCTACTGGGTCACGAGCAGCGTGTATTCCCCGCTCACGCCCGACGGCGTGCTGCGCCCGGGGGCCACGCCCGGCCCCACCGTGCTCCAGGCGGGCCGGGCGGACGCCCCCGTGCCGGTGGACGTGCTGCTGCCCTCGGGGGACCCGGCGCCCTTCACCGGGGGCACCCTCCCCGCCGTGGGGGAGACGCGCGACACCCGACCCCTCATCCTGGCGGCGGTCGGCGGCGTGGGGCTGCTGCTGGTGAGCCTGGCGACCCTGCAGCTGTGGCGGCGCACGTGAGGGTCCCCGCACCCCTCCTGATCCTGACCGCCGCCGTGCTGTGGGGCCTGCTGGGCATCCTGGGCAAGAACGCCCAGTCGGCGGGCGTATCGCCGCTGGAGGTCGCCTTCTGGCGGGCGGTGCTGGCGGGGGGGCTCTACGCCCTGCACGCCCTCGTCACCCGCGCAGCCTTTCCCCGGGGGCGGGACCTGCTGGTGACGGTGGGCTTCGGCGTTCTGGGCGTCAGCGTGTTCTACGGCTCGTACCAGCTCGCGGTCCGGGCGGGCGGGGCCAGCCTCGCCAGCGTGCTGCTGTACACCGCCCCGGCCTTCGTGGCGTTGTTCGGCTGGGCCGTGCTGCGCGAGCGGCTGGG is part of the Deinococcus apachensis DSM 19763 genome and encodes:
- the rapZ gene encoding RNase adapter RapZ, yielding MPFVIVSGLSGSGKSTALRTLEDAGFFITDNLPPELWGAMHDLGAARGLTRVAVSTDARTRDFLGALEDSYQRLSRRREDLHVLFLEATSEVLLQRYNLTRRVHPLGETLMVDFARERELLAPLRAIADTVIDTTRLTAAELAGRVLQTFRLEQDFSLRLLSFGFKHTPPRDADLTLDVRSLPNPHWVPELRPRTGLEPDVANYVFQDEDSEQFYGEIRDFVRTAAERARASGRRGYTVAVGCTGGQHRSVAVAERLARDLVDLDAEVVGHRDMHLGESP
- a CDS encoding gluconeogenesis factor YvcK family protein; protein product: MNELPRGRVEAVRAGGRRARMWMTPGMGVKRWLVLFVLCTLIGAVGFLHFTWTGPLHFIATRWILWLNALTEPNIMPLYGVGMAVMALALGGAFLSIVMLNRSMLRSTGTAPENALDVIYSKRTLSRGPRIVAVGGGTGLSNLLSGLKAHTGNITAIVTVADDGGSSGRLRQSLDMIAPGDLTDCYAALSDSPVLARLLLHRFGRGEGLEGHTFGNLLLATLSEEQGGLQGAMRDIHEVLRVRGQVFPATTRPATLVTRLSDGREVRGESGLARQVGEARVTDVRLEPPDLPALPAVLEAIRGAELIVLGPGSLFTSILPALLVPDIARAVRESGTPVVYVASLMTEPGETTSLSLEDHVSAITAHLGRAPNWVLTNSTPIPPDVQARYAAEGAQILDLKGASSDLRGRVRTAPLLQAGPTARHDPAALAQALLAMIAQMRSAA
- the metG gene encoding methionine--tRNA ligase, which translates into the protein MTRQPETGDRTFFITTAIDYANGAPHIGHVYEKILTDALARYHRLAGYDVTFVTGTDEHGEKIAKAAAKAGQTPQTFVDDLSQRAFKGLWDRLEISYDDFIRTTEGRHKRYVQDILQRVYDAGDIYFAEYEGLYSVGAERYVTEKELVAGPDGVRRYPGDKDPPELRREANYFFKMEKYQDWLLEHIQSNPDFIQPAGYRNEVLEMLREPIGDLSISRPKSRVPWGIELPWDPDHVTYVWFDALLNYVSAPVSLGMGEETIGKAWHVIGKDILKPHAVFWPTMLRAAGLPLYRKLVVHSHILAEDGRKMGKSLGNAIDPEKLVAEYPVDAIRYTLLREATLSADSPYGEGILVSRLNSDLANDLGNLLSRTVSMIQKYRDGIIPQALELTEREHEIEAAALALPGEVLGLARDLKVNMAVETAMNFVRDLNRYIAESAPWNLAKSPETARRLDTVLYTAAEGLRVASVALEAIIPGKARELRKQLGLGGQSYALTGNWGLTPAGTRVVGGPILFPKPELPKAEAPQPATSAAESNARHTPALKKEKKPMTQTPQAAPQPTDTPAETQPVISIDDFARVDLRIAEVVAAEAVEKADKLLKLTVRLGDETRTVVSGIRKWFTPEDLVGRKVILVANLKPAKLRGIESQGMILAAEDEAGNLDLVGTGLDLPSGTKVR
- a CDS encoding glucodextranase DOMON-like domain-containing protein; the protein is MLTLLAAALLTLADPAGDARGDGGYILPTRPAVGADALDLRRFQAGPQGSGMRFRVSLGRIENPWNAPSGFSANVTDVFVGGPVGGQRTLDNLRLSAAGGGWTYHLRVTGFGSTLERVSENGEGPASLTALPAPTVRVEGTDLVIDAAIPPGDYAYWVTSSVYSPLTPDGVLRPGATPGPTVLQAGRADAPVPVDVLLPSGDPAPFTGGTLPAVGETRDTRPLILAAVGGVGLLLVSLATLQLWRRT